In a single window of the Prevotella melaninogenica genome:
- a CDS encoding glutamine synthetase family protein: MENNLFKHSANRLEAHLGKDSHEFTKDDIKQVVSDLNIRMINFMYPAGDGRLKTLNFMLHTPDYLETILTSGERVDGSSLFSFIAAASSDLYVMPRFSTAFIDPFSEIPTLCMLCSFFDRDGNPLASSPEYTLHKAMDAFKKVTGMEFHAMGELEYYVIREDEGVFPADDQHGYHESSPFSKGNDFRMRSMQLIAECGGKIKYGHSEVGNFIENGRCYEQNEIEFLPVPANECAEQLLIAKWVIRSLGYEEGLDVTFAPKITVGKAGSGMHIHMRIMKDGKNMMLDGGKLSKDARRAIAGMMDLAESITAFGNKNPTSYFRLVPHQEAPTNVCWGMSNRSVLVRVPLGWTSGEDMCHKANDIEPLTARDYTIKQTVEMRSPDASADIYQLLAGLCVACRHGFEMENAEAEAERTFADGDIHDPKNAERYATLAQLPDSCAASADCLERQRKVYEEHGVFSPAMIDGIIKQLRSFNDRTLRQEVESKEMMMEKLVRQYFHCG; encoded by the coding sequence ATGGAGAATAACCTTTTTAAGCATTCAGCCAATAGACTGGAAGCACACTTGGGCAAAGATTCACATGAGTTTACAAAAGATGATATCAAGCAAGTTGTTAGTGACTTGAATATCAGAATGATCAACTTCATGTATCCTGCTGGTGACGGACGATTGAAGACACTAAACTTCATGCTTCACACACCCGACTACTTGGAAACAATACTTACAAGTGGCGAGCGCGTTGATGGTTCTTCGCTTTTCAGCTTTATTGCTGCAGCAAGTAGTGATCTCTACGTCATGCCACGTTTCTCTACAGCGTTTATCGATCCTTTCTCTGAGATTCCAACGCTCTGTATGCTCTGCTCTTTCTTCGACCGAGATGGAAATCCGTTAGCTTCGTCTCCAGAGTACACACTCCACAAGGCTATGGATGCCTTTAAGAAAGTGACAGGAATGGAGTTTCATGCCATGGGTGAGTTAGAATACTATGTTATCAGAGAGGACGAAGGAGTGTTCCCTGCAGACGACCAGCATGGATATCACGAGAGTTCTCCTTTCTCTAAGGGTAATGACTTCCGTATGCGCTCTATGCAGTTGATTGCTGAGTGTGGCGGAAAGATTAAGTATGGACATTCTGAAGTGGGTAATTTCATCGAGAATGGACGCTGTTATGAGCAGAACGAAATTGAGTTCCTGCCTGTTCCTGCAAATGAATGTGCAGAACAGTTACTCATTGCCAAATGGGTTATCCGTAGCTTAGGTTATGAAGAAGGACTCGATGTTACTTTCGCTCCAAAGATTACTGTGGGCAAAGCTGGTTCTGGTATGCACATCCACATGCGTATAATGAAAGATGGTAAAAACATGATGCTCGATGGAGGAAAGCTCTCTAAGGATGCGCGCCGTGCTATTGCAGGTATGATGGACTTAGCAGAAAGTATCACAGCCTTTGGCAATAAGAACCCAACCTCTTACTTCCGTCTTGTTCCGCATCAGGAAGCACCAACAAATGTATGCTGGGGTATGAGCAACCGTTCTGTACTTGTTCGCGTACCATTAGGTTGGACTTCTGGCGAAGATATGTGTCACAAAGCTAATGACATAGAGCCACTCACAGCACGTGACTACACAATCAAGCAGACCGTTGAGATGCGTTCCCCAGACGCTTCAGCTGATATCTATCAGCTTTTAGCTGGTCTTTGCGTAGCTTGTCGCCATGGATTTGAGATGGAGAATGCGGAGGCTGAGGCAGAAAGAACCTTTGCTGATGGTGATATCCACGATCCAAAGAATGCAGAACGCTATGCCACATTAGCTCAGTTACCTGACAGTTGTGCCGCTTCGGCTGACTGTTTAGAGCGTCAACGTAAGGTATATGAAGAGCATGGTGTCTTCTCTCCTGCTATGATTGATGGTATAATCAAACAGCTCCGTTCTTTCAACGACCGTACACTTCGCCAAGAGGTTGAGAGCAAGGAAATGATGATGGAGAAACTTGTTCGCCAATACTTCCACTGCGGATAA
- a CDS encoding N-acetyltransferase has product MTKEKTINPSSGRTICRASIDDLSIVMGLIEQGKAKMIKAGNPNQWSASYPAESTIRRDITQGVCYLIHECGKPIATFVAKEGPEPNYHHIDNGSWLDDQPYYVIHRVASVEGVHGVMADIIKYCSALTSSIRIDTHADNRPMQTSLARLGFVYCGIIYVENGDSRQAYQRVF; this is encoded by the coding sequence ATGACAAAGGAGAAAACAATCAATCCGTCATCTGGTCGTACTATCTGCAGAGCATCAATAGATGATTTATCTATTGTGATGGGACTTATTGAGCAAGGGAAAGCAAAGATGATTAAGGCAGGTAATCCTAATCAATGGTCAGCAAGTTATCCTGCTGAGAGTACTATAAGGCGTGACATCACACAAGGTGTTTGTTATCTAATTCATGAGTGTGGAAAACCTATAGCAACATTTGTAGCTAAGGAGGGACCAGAGCCTAATTACCACCATATTGATAATGGTAGTTGGCTTGATGATCAACCTTATTATGTCATTCATCGTGTGGCTTCTGTGGAAGGTGTACATGGTGTAATGGCTGATATTATCAAGTATTGTTCGGCACTAACCTCATCTATTCGTATAGATACTCATGCAGATAATCGTCCAATGCAGACCTCTTTGGCTCGGTTAGGTTTTGTTTATTGTGGTATTATTTATGTTGAGAATGGAGATAGTCGACAGGCTTATCAACGTGTCTTTTAG
- a CDS encoding MgtC/SapB family protein gives MNTITYEFLLRLFVAAILGGVIGLEREYRAKEAGFRTHFLVALGSGLFMILSQFGFDDVLGHYELVSLDPSRIASQVVTGIGFIGAGTIIFQKHVVRGLTTAAGLWVTSAIGMTAGAGMYVLSIATTVLVLLCLEALYFILLHFGTRNITVTFSTPKEENIQLVLQRLRDKEIIIDSYEMKRKDTSSGYYYVVTMEMKFKRKRYKNHLLNFMAEFENVTVETME, from the coding sequence ATGAATACGATAACATACGAATTTTTATTGAGACTTTTCGTTGCAGCAATTCTCGGTGGTGTAATTGGTTTGGAACGTGAATATCGTGCGAAGGAAGCAGGTTTCAGAACTCACTTTCTCGTTGCTTTAGGTAGCGGTCTGTTTATGATTCTATCACAATTTGGCTTTGACGATGTACTCGGACATTACGAACTGGTTTCACTCGACCCCAGCCGTATAGCCTCACAGGTAGTAACGGGTATTGGTTTCATTGGTGCAGGAACTATCATATTCCAAAAACATGTGGTACGCGGACTGACGACAGCGGCAGGTCTATGGGTCACATCGGCTATCGGTATGACGGCAGGTGCAGGAATGTATGTTCTATCTATTGCTACAACGGTCCTTGTCTTGCTCTGTTTGGAAGCACTTTATTTTATTCTCCTACACTTTGGCACACGCAATATAACAGTTACGTTCAGCACACCAAAAGAAGAAAATATCCAACTTGTTCTGCAGCGATTACGTGATAAGGAAATTATCATTGACTCCTACGAGATGAAGCGCAAAGACACGTCATCAGGCTATTACTACGTTGTAACGATGGAAATGAAGTTCAAGCGGAAGCGTTATAAGAACCACCTCCTCAACTTTATGGCTGAATTTGAAAACGTAACCGTCGAAACTATGGAGTAA
- a CDS encoding sugar O-acetyltransferase — protein sequence MTEKEKQQKGMLYQANDPEVLSDLYNCENECFEINQIPPSRREERMERLRKLFGKAGEGMFIVAPFFCDYGYNIEVGENFFANTNCVILDEAKVTFGDNVFIAPNCAFYTAGHPLDVEQRNKKLEYALPIHVGNNVWIGGNVVVVPGVTIGDNTTIGAGSVVTHDIPSGVVAAGNPCRVIRKLEE from the coding sequence ATGACAGAGAAGGAGAAACAGCAGAAAGGGATGCTTTATCAGGCAAACGACCCAGAGGTTTTGAGTGATCTATACAACTGCGAGAATGAATGTTTTGAAATCAATCAAATTCCGCCTTCACGTAGGGAGGAACGCATGGAACGCCTTAGAAAGTTGTTTGGTAAGGCTGGCGAGGGAATGTTTATTGTTGCTCCGTTCTTTTGTGACTATGGTTATAATATTGAAGTAGGTGAGAATTTCTTTGCTAATACTAATTGCGTGATCCTCGATGAGGCTAAGGTGACATTTGGCGATAATGTTTTTATTGCGCCTAATTGTGCCTTCTATACAGCTGGACATCCACTTGATGTTGAGCAGCGAAACAAGAAGTTAGAGTATGCGTTGCCTATTCATGTAGGAAATAATGTGTGGATTGGTGGTAATGTCGTAGTTGTTCCGGGTGTGACAATAGGCGATAATACAACTATCGGTGCTGGTTCTGTCGTGACACATGATATACCAAGTGGCGTTGTGGCTGCTGGTAACCCTTGTAGGGTGATTCGGAAACTGGAAGAGTAA